One region of Halomonas huangheensis genomic DNA includes:
- a CDS encoding type IV pilin protein, whose amino-acid sequence MGQWIARADLQPPMPGSVSPSARQRGFTLIELMVCVGILAVLAALTYPRYSQHLATARVTEARAALGDIASQLERCYSRYLRYDAPQCEPGTTDVERGSYRLQRDIKAGHYRLTATAIADGTVPAGCTLLSLDQAGLRVPDECW is encoded by the coding sequence ATGGGGCAATGGATAGCCCGGGCTGATCTCCAACCTCCCATGCCCGGAAGCGTTTCGCCATCGGCAAGACAGCGCGGCTTTACACTGATTGAGCTGATGGTCTGCGTGGGGATTCTTGCGGTGCTCGCCGCGCTGACGTATCCCCGTTACAGCCAGCATCTTGCGACGGCTCGAGTGACGGAAGCGCGTGCAGCGCTGGGCGATATTGCCAGTCAGCTTGAGCGCTGCTATTCGCGTTACCTGCGTTATGATGCACCCCAATGTGAACCTGGTACCACAGACGTAGAACGAGGAAGCTACCGACTGCAGCGGGATATCAAGGCAGGCCATTATCGGCTGACCGCGACGGCGATTGCTGATGGCACAGTGCCTGCTGGTTGTACCCTCCTGAGTCTCGATCAAG